The DNA segment GAAAAAAACCTTAATAAAATGCTCTAATTGCCTTGCTCTACCGACCAAGGCGCCGAAAATTAGAAATGGAAAACTCCGACACTGCCTACTGTGAAATTTACACTATATAAAGTGATAATCTCTTTTGCATAGCAACTCTGCATTCTTTGTTGAGTCCCTTCTTATTTCACTTTCCTCTCTCAGTTAACTGCAGAAAgattaaactaaataaaatgcAGAAATGTTTGGTCCGATTAGTTGAAGTTCTGATCTTTATCTGCATGATCCTACTTATTGCCCTGGATGTCAATATACAAGTTCGCTGTCAAAAAGTACTTGAAGTAGGCAGTGGCGGTGGTGGGGTGGTAAAACTACAAACAACACAGCCACCAGCACCTTCTCCTTCACAGGTCTCTTCTCTTTTTGCTGATGAAAGGCTTGCTGTAGTGTATCCTGTCATCCAAAAATTCAAGAACCTCATAATTTCCGATCCATTAAACATCACAGCCACCTGGATCGGCACTGATATATGCAGTTACAAGGGATTTTACTGTGATGTCCCTCCGGATAACAAATCCGCCATCGCACTTGCTTCCATTGATTTCAGTGGATTCCAATTATCAGCACCAACCCTCGACGGGTTTCTTGATCAGCTCCCCGATATAGCTCTTTTCCATGCAAATTCCAACAGATTTTCAGGAACAATTTCTCCAAACATTTCCAAGCTACCCTATCTCTACGAGTTAGACGTAAGTAACAACCTGTTATCAGGGCCATTTCCCACAGCCATTGTAGGCATGAACGGCCTGTCTTTCTTGGACATACGGTTCAATTTCTTCACCGGTTCGGTCCCGTCCCAACTTTTCACGAAAGACCTCGACGTAGTATTCATTAACAACAACAATTTCTTGACCAGGCTGCCTGAAAACATCGGCAACGCAAATGTTCTTTACCTCACCTTAGCTAATAACAAGTTTTTCGGCCCAATCCCACATAGCATTTCCAGGGTTTTCTCAAGTTTAACGGAGGTTCTGCTCCTCAACAATTTACTAAGCGGCTGCCTGCCTTACGAACTAGGATTCTTGAAACAGGTTACTTTATTTGACGCTGGAAACAATCTTCTAACCGGGCTGTTGCCATTTTCTCTGGGATGCTTGCAAAAGCTGGAGATTCTAAATTTTGCTGGCAATCTGTTGTATGGAAATGTGCCTGAAGTTCTATGCAGCTTAAGAAACTTGGTTAATCTTTCGCTGTCGGATAACTATTTCACGCACGTTGGTCCCATTTGTTTGAAACTCGTCAAGAATGGCGTGCTTGATGTGAGAAAAAATTGTATTCCTGGTCTGCCATTACAGAGATCAGTGGCACAATGTGCAGCATTTTTCGCACGTCCGAGGTATTGTCCCTATACTGCAACATATGTACATATGCCTTGTTGGGTTCCTCAACCTAACTCTGCGCCATTGGCCGGCCTTTCTGAATTGGCTCCCTCACCACTTCCTTAGGCATCTTCTTGTTCTAATCAATCTTGATTTTCAGTGTTAATGCCAGTGCCTGTTAAATATCCGCGTAAACCAACAAGATTAGTAGTCAATTCTACTTGCATGTAGCGTTATTTCTCAAATGAAACATCTATAAATTAAGAAATGAACCATGCATAGATTAAGGTTGTGTGTGCATTATCgacaaaattcaaataagatCCTTTCACAAATAAAATCATCTTCGTccaaatcaaattaatcaatcaatcTAATCACAATctattattttactaaaaaaatataacttcCGTTTTTGTCAATAAAATATTCGATTTTTGTGTATTAATGTTCATTTGTGATATGTTTATGTAGTGATTATTATGTCGGTCCCTCAGCTTTTCAGCCTTTTACGGTTTCACCCAAATCAGCAATAGTTCAAATAATTTAACCATCTAATCAcggaaaaaaaattagaaaaaaaagattttagTCACATATAAATTGTGGCCCCAACTCATAATactcataatatcaatattatatttaaaattaataattgaagTGTTTGTATAATTTATTTAGCTATAGTAGTTCAATCAAACATACTACACATTAGACATAATAACGTACAAATTCTGGACTAGATATGATAatacataaaatcaaatataatacTTTCATTTTCTTATTTCCTCTTGTTTAGGTTATAGTACTTCAACATCTGTCAATTACAATAATAGAGAGGACCTAAATTTGATTTACTTAATATAACAAGTCGAAATATGATATAGTTGCCTAATATTTCAATATGATGTATCTCGAGAAGAAAATAGTAGATGctatatataaaatcaaagtGAGGTCAATACGAATGCAATAATTGTATTGGTTTCTAGAGTGAATATCGTAGGTTAAAGAGTTATCTCTTACCAACATTCGGTGTAGCACTTTTTCTCATATATTCACATTGATTCattataattgattattttCGACCCAAAGTGAACTCACATTTTTGGATCGAAGTCATgttgttcagatgaaccatataccCGGGTTGATAACCCACTATTATTGGACTCACTTTTCAGGTCGAAGACGCGTTGTCTAGTTGACATAATTTCCCGTACATGACTGTTGTTCAAGGCTTTAATAAAAAGTCATTAATCCATTCATTAACAGTAGtttataaataattgaaattcaatAATATCCTCACAGTATCAAACATTCATTAGAATATGATAAATGTGAGTTTCAATGTGATGCATTATCTAATAAAAAGAATGGAAATTTTATCATAAATGTTAggaaaaataccaaaaaactataaagaaaaaaatctgGTAGTAACTTGTTTTCTTAATCCGATTGCTTCAATAATCCCtagaataataatttttgtgatGTTATGTGTATTAGTAATTAAGTTTACTAGATATTTGACTACCATAATGTATGTTCAAACTTTTAGTCAGAATTGATTTTGATACTATATAATAttgtacaaaaaaatttataataaattttaaatcatctcaaaaaacatatatgaaaattttaaagtaggtGTATCTTACTTAGTTCTACACTTTCTGTTAAGAAAAGTTCTAGAAATTCCAAAACTATTTTGTCCAGATTGCGTATTTTCAAGCTAGTCTTCAACAAGTTTGGTTACCGAGAAAAGGTGGCTTCCTTGAATGTTTCCGTTCATCGGTCAGAACTTTGGTGCATTAGAGATCATGATGaacaacttttattttatatttatgtccAGAAACAGTGTGCATGATAGTAAAATATAAGCATCAAAACAGTTTTTAaacctttaaaaaaaacaatcgaTAGAATTTTGGTTGTCAAAAAAATCATAAGAAATCGTATACTGATCGAGTGgaaaaactttgaaattttaacTCAAGGCCTAAAATCAGTGCAGATACCTTCGATCATGGTTAGTTTTTAAAAAGACATGGCGCGTGGAAGGCACGTGGCACCATGCCGAAACGTGGggtttatatgtatatatattttatgttaatttcATACCTCCGACTTTGGGGTAGTGTTACATAAATAATGTAATCAGAATTGTAAATAGGATtaacatttttttcaaaatagatTTGAAATGTTCCCACTGCTTTACTTCTAGCTTCTCATAAATCAATTTTCATAaagcaaaaaattgtgtgagacggtctcacgggtcgtatttgtgagacggatctcttatttgggtcatccatgaaaaaatattacttttatgctaagagtattactttttattgtgaatatgggtagggttgacccgccTCACAGATTAAAATCCGTGAGACCCACTCATTTCATAAAGTGTTTGGAAGAAAAAGGAGCAaactaatttctttttcggttgAGATTTCTTTATTTAAAAGGTTGTTTTTTCTCGTTTACTTATGAAATCTCCTTTTATCTGATTCAAAAATCATCCATTTTTCGATGCTGATTTTTGGCAATTCAAGATTTTCTCATTCCTTAAAATTTTCTTCCGTAACATATggaaatattataatattattaaaaaaaaaaggccaTTCACAAATTCCACCTTTGTATGCTTTAAATTTAATGGTGCTCTTTTTAtcgtgtttaattaatttaatttaatatattcgAATAAATAGGAGCTCCACTTAGTAAGCATCTTTAGTAAATTGAAAGCTACCATTCGAGAAATCAGAAGTCAAAAGGTTTTGAAAAAAAGGCAATAAATTAACTTCTTTCTAATAGTGTACGGTCATTGACTAATTTtccaaccttttttttttttgttttgaaaaaataataacatgTGCATATATACTTATATATGGGATGATATGCTAGAATATAAGAGAATAGGATCCAAATTAATTAACTACAAGAAAATTGAATAAGATGTGATTAAATGTGAGGATCCGatcaaaaaaattagtagacgaTCTCATATCTATATTCATGAGACGAATCGATCTAATCCGTAACTACAatgaacataaaaataatatttttaaaagaaaattttgacataatgtATAAAGTTAAAAGGAAGATACTGGAAGAGTACACACATCTGtttatttcaataaaattatattatgtataattagaattcattttatgatattaatattattaaattgtcTCATACTTGTATCATCGACTATGGGTCCGATCGAAGTTCCTATCGAGAGGAAGTAGAAGTGATCGGTATTATATTTTAGATTGAAACTTTAGGTTCTATTGCGACGAGACAATTGACATAATTAAAGCATTAATTGAAATTAATTGTCTTTTCGCAATGGAACTTATGTATCCTACGCATGTAAGAAAAGAAACAAACTCTTTTATTAAAAGAATGGAAAATTGCAACTTTACAAATTACATGCATAGGATACTCAACaggtgtatttttattttttcaaatcacataataataatttttaaaaaaaaattgactgtATCTTGATGGGTCGTCCTCAATCTTTAACGCATGTGACAGCTCCAAAATCTATAAAGATTTAACTTTAAATAATACACACATGTATCTAAGGTCAAGGTtacataatatttaatattaaataaaaacaacaacaatCCAGGGAAGGAATAAAAATCTTTCcggatttaattttaaaaaaaaattgttatatgATCGCGCAATTCAATTTTGTGTGACATATCTTTTATCCGATTTGAccctaaaaaatattaattttaataataaaaatattaatttttattttagataTTGTTCTAATCGATCTGTctcttaaatataaatttattatatgatatatttatttcagttaaaacaaggagaagttggtgaaaaatccccgatcaaaatatttctttgggttcactccctacccacaaaattgtggtactatgtcatacaaaatgtggtacacttcatgtggaaatgtggtactaaaaagtacccagagactgaacacaaaaaaaatcgaccaCTGATGACTGAAGACCAATTTCCAAACAACTCCATGACACTGTTTCCCTCGTGATCTCCGAGTTAACTGACACCTGCGACATCTACGCTGAATGGTCAATCCGTAAAAAGTCAACAAATCCGACAATCCTGTGATTTTTGTGCTCATCCAACCTCTCAAATATCAAACcccattaaattttataatacaaaataaattaataaatataattgatatatatatatatatatttgcttCATCTTGTTTTGTTTCTATCAGGCTTGATCAAATCGAACGAGGACACaactatattataaataattgtaattatgtgttcaatatcattaatatttttatatcttaTTTTAAGCTTTACTTTTACCTTTTGTTTTTGGAgaaaaaatcgtaaaaatctATTTAATAAagtacttttaacataaaattttcaatataaacatagaaaatgatatACATTCATCCACACTATAAGTAAGTTTGGTTAGAGGAGTCaatagatttaaaatattttttttaaaaaaaatagtgttTGGTTCATAAAAAacactttaaaaaatatttttaaaaattagaaattttcaCTTTTTAGCTTCACTTCtacttgtttttaaaaataaaaataaaaatattttttgacattTATGTACGCAACACATGCAACCGATagctaaaatattattatttcacaaaaaaatgaGTCCATGGATATCACaatcaaatttaataacatttatCCCAAAAGTTCAAGTTTTATTAGCTCATACCCTCCAACTACCATTACTCAAAAAATGGTCTtgcattttattattattgagggGATGTTTACACGACGGATGCAaaaccttataattattatttaaaaataaataaatgatttagtcagaatattactttttagcAACAATTGTACGTGGGGATATGTATCATCTTatactttatattaattaatttgatttttaaagttCACAATTCTTTTATCTTCTTTTCCATATTTTGATTTGGTTCTATTAAATGACAATATCATCGTGACTACATATTTCGATTTGtcaaaggaaaaaaagaaaagtaaagaaaagaaagagagaCTCAACCAGATGAAATCCAATACGTTTAAAAGTTGACTCGATAAGATTTCGAGGTACAATTTAGATGGATGCCATtggttaataaataattaaacttgGCCTgcaatatgtatatatatatacattatatAAACTCGTGTTTTTGaatgataatttaaatataCACACATATTTTTCAACGACTTCCAGAAAAATGGAACTTGTAGAAGTTGGCAATAAAGAACTTGAAAATCGAATAAAGAAATTGCCAACAATGGGATCACAATCAACTCAGATATATTTGACATTTTGAAGAACAAATTAAAGAAACCCCCACGATTcaattcccaaaaaaaaaatttaatctttttCCGCGCTATGGACGGTGGTGATTAGACTTTTCCTATCTACAGCCGTTGATGATGGGGAATTTTGTGTTTAAGATGATTCAAGAACTAGTGCAGGTTGTGCTTCTGTAGTGGAATGAGCATGATTGTGTTCTCCTTCATAAGTTACTATAAGCATTGTCGGATCATCGAAAGCCCGTTCTACATGCTTTCGGGCAGGGCAACCTCTGACGCTGCTACATTTGTAATATCCCCTGCAAATTATTTACAATCCAAATTCAATGATAATAACCTGTAAGTATATATCGATCAGGGGTGGGTAAATAAAAATCTTGAAAGTGTAATATAAAATTACCTAGGATGCGGGGAACCCTTGATGGGCTTTTGACCATATTTCCTCCAAGAGTAATCATCCGGTGGAATATCAGCCATCTTCATGCTTATAGCTGGAATCCTCACGACTCTTTTCAACCTTGATTTCCTGTCGACTCGAAATATCAAGGATTGAAAACTCATCTACCAAATAAATCTAAATCAGCGACAATTTTATTGTACGTTTCCTAAGAGTTGACTTTGAGCTTACTTTTTCTTGGGACAATGGCAACGACTCCCAGTCGACCCGCCCCCGCACTTGTTGTTGGAATCGTCCATGGAGCTGCACTTCCGTTTAAAAGACGAACTCGAGAGAGGCGGACGGCCGGCGGAGGAAACCTGCGACAGATTTGTGATTTGAAATCCCGAAGACATCGATGGCTGTAAGCTGTCGGTGTCTCCGGTCAACGAAGACATAAAAGAAGTCACCGGCGAGGCGAAGTTGATGGTGGTTGAAGTCTCTTTCCTCTCGAACGAGCCATTCCTCACCAGCTTCTGGTAGTGGTTCGGCAGCGGCGGAAGCCGCTGGACAGGATTCGGGCAGTAAATTTTCGTGCTCGAAGCATTATCCACCGGCTTTGGAGCT comes from the Primulina huaijiensis isolate GDHJ02 chromosome 8, ASM1229523v2, whole genome shotgun sequence genome and includes:
- the LOC140982432 gene encoding uncharacterized protein At4g06744-like, whose protein sequence is MQKCLVRLVEVLIFICMILLIALDVNIQVRCQKVLEVGSGGGGVVKLQTTQPPAPSPSQVSSLFADERLAVVYPVIQKFKNLIISDPLNITATWIGTDICSYKGFYCDVPPDNKSAIALASIDFSGFQLSAPTLDGFLDQLPDIALFHANSNRFSGTISPNISKLPYLYELDVSNNLLSGPFPTAIVGMNGLSFLDIRFNFFTGSVPSQLFTKDLDVVFINNNNFLTRLPENIGNANVLYLTLANNKFFGPIPHSISRVFSSLTEVLLLNNLLSGCLPYELGFLKQVTLFDAGNNLLTGLLPFSLGCLQKLEILNFAGNLLYGNVPEVLCSLRNLVNLSLSDNYFTHVGPICLKLVKNGVLDVRKNCIPGLPLQRSVAQCAAFFARPRYCPYTATYVHMPCWVPQPNSAPLAGLSELAPSPLP
- the LOC140982272 gene encoding probable WRKY transcription factor 7, which codes for MAVDLMPGFSFIAKMEENAAREAADAGLQSVDKLVRILANAKNFHTDPIAAVDCRAVADVAVNKFKKFITLLDRTRTGHARFRRGPVPENKKIEPVLESVGPPSQAPKPVDNASSTKIYCPNPVQRLPPLPNHYQKLVRNGSFERKETSTTINFASPVTSFMSSLTGDTDSLQPSMSSGFQITNLSQVSSAGRPPLSSSSFKRKCSSMDDSNNKCGGGSTGSRCHCPKKKKSRLKRVVRIPAISMKMADIPPDDYSWRKYGQKPIKGSPHPRGYYKCSSVRGCPARKHVERAFDDPTMLIVTYEGEHNHAHSTTEAQPALVLESS